In Microbacterium enclense, the DNA window CTCCATCTGCCGGCGGTTGCCGCGCAGACCCAGGAAGAACGCCGCGCCGATCCCGGCGACGCACAGTCCGATCGGCAGAAGGAACAGGATGCCGAGCAGGATCGCGCCCTCTTTGAGCACCGACGCGAACACGACGAGCACGCTCAGGGCCACCCCCGCGAACCCCAGGACGAAGACCCCGAGGAAGACCAGGACGACGATCCCCACGACGTTGTTCCCGTCGCGGATCGCCCCCTCGTTCCGCAGGCGGGCGGTGAACGCCTTCGCCGCCGCCGGATCGACCGGATCCAGCAGCGCTCGTGCATCGAACGGTCGAATTCCCGGCATCCGTCCCCCCACGGTCTGGCTCGCGATCGCGCTGTTCTCCACGTTACCGATGACGATTCCGCCGAGCGAGGTGGCATCCGTTAGACTATGAAGGTTGTCTGGCGACGCCCATGCGCGTATAAGCCCGAGGCAACGTGCACCACACCCTCCTGCTGCCGGGAAATGCCCGTCAGCCGTTCTAGTCCGAAGGAGGTGGGTTAGTGACGCACCAGTACGAACTCATGGTCATCTTCGATCCCGAGGTCGACGAGCGCCAGGTCGCTCCGAAGCTCGACGGTTTCCTCAAGGTCATCACGGCCGATGGAGGAACCATCGACAAGGTCGACATCTGGGGCCGCCGTCGTCTCGCCTACGAGATCCGCAAGAAGAACGAGGGCATCTACGCCGTCGTCAACTTCGTCGCGACCAGCGAGGCCACGAACGAGCTCGACCGTCAGCTGAAGCTGAACGAGCAGATCATGCGCACCAAGGTCCTGCGCGCCGAAGAAGCGATCGCCCAGGTCGCCGCCGAGGCCAAGCGCTCCGAGGAGAAGGCCGCCCGCAAGGCTGCCGCTCCCCGCAAGGTCGAGTCCGCCGAGAAGGCTGCGAAGTAACGACGATGGCCGGCGAAACCGTCATCACCGTTGTGGGCAACCTCACGGCCGACCCCGAGCTGCGCTACACGCAGAACGGTCTCCCGGTCGCGAACTTCACCATCGCGTCGACTCCCCGCACGTTCGACCGTCAGGCGAACGAGTGGAAAGACGGCGAGGCGCTGTTCCTGCGTGCCTCGGTGTGGCGCGAATTCGCCGAGCACGTCGCCGGTTCGCTGACGAAGGGCAGCCGTGTCATCGCGACCGGCCGCCTCAAGCAGCGTTCGTACCAGGACCGCGAGGGCAACAACCGCACCTCCATCGAACTCGAAGTCGATGAGATCGGCCCCTCGCTCCGCTACGCGACCGCCCAGGTCACCCGTGCCGCTTCCGGCGGTGGCGGTGGCGGCGGCGGTCAGCGCCCGCAGGTGCAGCAGTCCAACGACGAGCCGTGGTCGACGCCCGGTTCGAACGGCGGCAACAGCGGCGCCGACGCGTGGAGCACTCCTGGTTCCTACGGAGACGACACCCCGTTCTGATCTTCGCTGCGCCTCTCGGCGCGACGACCCCCGAAATTCCGGATGCCACACCCCGGTCCGCGTGACCGGCTCGGCATCCGAACCACACGAAAGAAGGAAGCATGGCTGGAAAGGCCACTGGCGACCGCCGCAAGCCGCGGAAGGGCGCAAAGAACGCTGCCCCCGCGAAGGCGATCCGCGTCGGCGTCATCGACTACAAGGACGTCGCAACCCTCCGCAAGTTCATCTCGGAGCGCGGGAAGATCCGCGCCCGTCGTATCACCGGTGTCTCCGTGCAGGAGCAGCGCCTGATCGCCCGCGCCATCAAGAACGCGCGCGAGATGGCTCTCCTGCCCTACGCCGGCGCCGGCCGCTAAGGAGCACCCGATGGCAAAGCTGATTCTCACGAATGAGGTCACCGGGCTCGGTAGCGCCGGTGACGTTGTCGAGGTCAAGAACGGGTACGCCCGCAACTACCTCATCCCGCAGGGCTTCGCCGTGGCCTGGAGCCGTGGTGGCGAGAAGCAGGTCGCGTCGATCCGCGCCGCTCGCGAGTCCCGCGCGATCCACGACCACGAAGAGGCCGTGGCCCTGAAGAGCACGCTCGAGTCGAACACCGTCAAGCTCGCCGTCAAGGCCGGCAACGAGGGTCGCCTGTTCGGTTCGGTCAAGACCGCCGACGTGGCCGACGCCGTCAAGGCTGCCGGTCTCGGCGACCTCGACAAGCGCAAGATCCAGATCACCTCTTCGATCAAGTCGGTCGGCGAGCACGAGGCGACCGTTCGCCTGCGTGACGACGTCACCGCTGTGATCACCCTCCAGGTGGTCGCCGCGAAGTAATTCGCGACGCACGAAAAGGCCCCGCTCCTGCTTCGGCAGGGCGGGGCCTTTTTCGCGTTCCGGGGCGGACGGCCGAGTCGGGGGCTCGGGGCGCGACGTGCCGCGGCAGGGGACTGCGTTTCTCTGGTCGATCGTCCGCGCCCTAGGCTGACCGAATCGACGACCCTCTGCAGACCGGAGCGCCCCGCATGACCGATGACCGCCCCGCCACCGCTGTTCTCCTCGACCTCGAGCCGCACGCCGAGGGCGGGTGGTTCCGTCGCATGTGGACGGGCGGTTATGCGGTCGAGACGCCGACAGGGGAGCGTCCCGCCGCCACGTGCATCCACTACCTGCTGACGCCGGGGGAGGAGAGCGCATGGCACGTCGTGACGAGCGACGAGGTCTGGCTGTGGCACGGGCCGGGCAAGCTCGTGCTGTCTCTCGGGGGGAACGGGGAGGCGCCCGAGCTCGATCACACGGTGGTGCTGGGTCCGGACCTCGCGGCGGGGGAGAAACTCCAGTACACGGTGCCCGCGGGCATCTGGCAGGCGGCTCGCCTCGCGGCTGACGAGGAGGTCGTCGTGAGCTGTGTCGTCTCCCCGGGGTTCAGCTTCGCGGACTGGCGCCTCGCGGACTGAGGGGCTGGCGGCGGCATCCCGCTCGCGTGCCGATCAGGATCGGAACCGTTCGCTCCAGCGGTCGAGCTCGTCGAGCATGAACGAGTCATTGAGCGTGTAAACGCGCTCGCGCCCGTGAAGCCCCACGGTGATGAGGCCGGCCTCCTCGAGCTGACGAAGGTGCCGGCTCGTCGTCTGCCAACTGTGGTCCATCCGGCCCGCGATCCTCCCCGACGTCTGCGACCCCCCGTTTGCCCGCAGCGTCACCAGTATGGCGCGACGCGTTCGGTGTGACAGCGCGGCGAAGACCGCGTCGAGGCGATCCAGATCCGCCAGCCCCGGGATCGGCTCAGGCGCCGGCATGCACCGTCACCGGGACGAACTCGTCGAACACCAGGCCGCGATCCACGGTCGCCGGCGTGTGCGGCTCGACCAGGGCCGCGAGCCGTGTCCAGATCGGGATGAGGTCGGGGTGCTCGTGCGCGGGCCCCATCACCCCCGGACGCCAGCGAGCGAGCTCGATGTAGCGCAGCGGCTCCGCAACCGAGCGGAACAGGTGCGGCGTCTCGGGGGCGATGAATCCCAGTCGATGAAGTGCCGCCCAACTCTCGGGGATGACGCGTTCGAACTCGTCCGCGGCATCCGCTCGGACGTAATAGGTCCCGAAGGTGACCTCACTCAGATCCTCAGCCATGCCGCTTACTGTAAGCCACATGGCTTAGCGATGGGAAGCGTCCCGCGATCAGTCGATCGGCGAAACCCGAATGAGGTTCCCGTCGGGGTCGGCCACGACGAACGTGCGTCCGAAGACATCGTCGTGGGGCTCCTCGACGACGTGCACGCCCTTCGCCGTCCAGCGCGCGAAGAGGTCGTCGACGGCCGACGCTGCGCCGGGCACCATCAGTCCGAGCTCGCTGGTGCGAGGGGTGGCGGGGACGGCGTGCTCGGCGCGTCCCGTCCATACGGCGAAGAGCACGCCGGGGGCGACCTCGAAGGCGACGTAGGGCGGGCTGGTGAAGGTCGGTTCGATCTCGAAGAGGTCGCGGTAGAAGGCGGTCGCCGCCTCGGCATCCTGAACGTAGATGAGGAAGAGGTTCGGTGCGGACATGGGCTGCTCCTTCGGTGGTCAATGACAGGACGGATCCAGCCGATCACCGAATGGCGACAGAACCTGTCATGTTTTCGATCAGACTTGTTCCGTGAAGGCATCCCGGCTGCTGCACCTGCTGCTCTTGCTGCAGACCCGCCAGCGCGTGACGACGACGGAGCTGGCGGAGCGGCTCGAGGTCTCCCGGCGCACGATCCTGCGCGACGTCGAGGCGCTTTCCGCCGCGGGAGTGCCGGTCTACGCTGAGCGGGGTCGCGCCGGGGGCATCGTGCTCGTGGCCGGCGCGCGACTGAATGCCTCGCACCTGGATCCGGGCGAGTTGGAGGCGCTGTCCGTCGCGGGGCTCGACGAGGCGCTCCTCGACCGGCTCGGACTGACCGCTGCTCGCCACGCGGCCGCGCGCAAGATCGCCGCCCGCGAGGCCACGACAGCGGGAGCCCCCGATGACGCGCGCTTGAGCGACGTCATCCTCGTCGACAGCACCCCGTGGCTGTCGGGTGCTCGGGCGGAGGTCGACGTCGCGGAGCTGGCCTGGGCACTCCGCAGTCGTCGTCGCTTGCGCATCGAGTATCGGAGAAGCGCGGATGCCACTGCCTCGGCGCGCATGGTCGACCCCTACGGTCTGGTCGCCAAGGCGGGGCGCTGGTACCTCGTCGCCGATTCCGACGGGGAGGGGCGGCTGTTCTCCCTCGAACGACTCTCGGGCTACGAGATGCTCGACGCCCCCGCCATCCTGCGTGACAGCGAGACCCTCCGAACGGTCTGGGCCGCGTTGCGGCAGCGTACCGACTCACCGGGGGACATCATCGTGACGGCGCGGCTGCGAGCGAGTCGGCTGGATCTCGCTCGCCGCATCCTCGGTGCCCGCATCACATCGGTGGAGCCTCTCGCCGATGGGTGGTGCACCGTCACGCTCGGGTATCCCGAGATCGAAGCGGTCCGTCAGCTGCTCCAGTTCGGCGACCACATCGAGATTCTGGCTCCGGGTGCCGCGCGCGAGCGGGTTCGCGAGCTCGCTCTCGATCTCGTCGAGCGCCACGCGCGCCGGGTCGACGCGAGCTGAGGGTTCGCGGCTCCACGGCCGCGGTACGGAGGCTCTTGCGTTGGAGTGAACTCCAGGACTTACCGTTGCGTCATGAGCACGCAGCCCGCCTTCGAGGTACTGGACGACCCCGATGCACGCCTCGGGATTGCCGAAGTCGCTCGACTGAGCGGACTGAGCCAAGACACCCTGCGGTGGTACGAACGAGAGGGCCTTCTGCCCGCGGTGAGTCGCGGCGCTGACCGCAGAAGACGCTACACACGTCGGGATGCCGCGCTCGTGGAGATGCTGGCGAGGTTGCGCGACAGCGGGATGCCGACGGACGAGATGCGCGCGTTCTCGCGTCTCGTGAGCGGTGGCGCCGATACCCACGAGGAACGGCTGGAGATTCTGGAGCGGCATCGCGATCGCATCCTCCGACGTCGAGCCGAACTCGATCAGCACCTCGCGTCGCTCGAAGAGAAGGCGGCGCATTACCGATTCCTCATCAGTGCCGGCCTGGACTGCGACGGTCGACCCGCACCGGTGAATCCCCCGACCGCAAAAGATGGAGAGCAATCATGAGTGTGCCCACGACGCCCCTCGGCGATGGTCTGACCGTCAGCCGCCTCGGATTCGGAGCGATGGCCCTGACGGGTGTCTACGGGGAGAGTACCCACGCCGAGAACCTCGCGGCGCTGAACCACGCCCTCGACGTGGGCGTCACCTTCATCGACACCGCCGACATCTATGGCGGGGGCGAGAGCGAGAGAGTCGTCGGCGAGGTGGCCAGGAGCCGTCGAGACGAGATGACGATCGCGACCAAGTTCGGGATCACCGGCTCCATCGCGGAGAAGACGATGTTCGCCCGGAACGACCCGGCCTATGTGCGCGAAGCGGCCGAGGCGAGCCTCGCTCGACTGGGCATCGAGACCATCGACGTGTACTACCTCCATCGGCGCGAGGTGGCGGTGCCGATCGAGGAGGTCGTCGGTGCGATGGCCGACCTGGTCGCCGCGGGAAAGGTCCGGCACCTCGGTTTGTCGGAAGTCACGGCCGACGAGATCGAGGCGGCGCATCGCGTCCACCCGATCGCGGCCGTGCAGAGCGAGTGGTCGGTGTGGAGCCGCGACGTCGAACGCTCCGTCGTCCCGACGTCGGCGCGGCTCGGAATCGGCTTCGTTCCGTACTCGCCGCTGGGGCGAGGCTTCTTGACCGGCGCGTTGTCGGACCCCGCCGCCTTCGCCGGCGACTGGCGCGCCGGCCTGAGCCGCTTCAGCGGCGACGCGTTCACCTCGAACACGGCCATCGTGACGGTGCTCGCGACCATCGCAGCCGAGCACGGCGCAACCCCGGCGCAGATCGCCCTCGCGTGGCTATACGCGACGGGCGAGCGGTTCGGCCTGCCTGTCGTCCCCATTCCCGGCACCAGGCGTGTGTCGCGTATCGACGAGAACGCGGGTGCCACCGCCATCGCGCTCACGGAGGATGAGATCGGCGTGCTCGACCAGCTGTCCCGTCGCGTCGTCGGGCCGCGGTCCGACGTCGACGACCCCAATTGGACGAGCGACACCCGCGAGCGTCACGACGGCTGAGGAGACTCCGGATGCCGGGAGCCCCCCTCGTGCGGGGCTCCCGGCATCTGCGTGTGGCGGCGTCACCAGCGATGTTCGTGAGACGCGTGTGACGCGTGAACAGACGGTGACGGGAGTCTGACCGCTCGACACGCCCACGCGCACGTGAACTTGACACCGAGACGTCGTGTGGATAGGCCGTGCCCGAGTTATCCCCGGACTTGTGCACACCTTCTTGTCAAG includes these proteins:
- the rpsF gene encoding 30S ribosomal protein S6, with protein sequence MTHQYELMVIFDPEVDERQVAPKLDGFLKVITADGGTIDKVDIWGRRRLAYEIRKKNEGIYAVVNFVATSEATNELDRQLKLNEQIMRTKVLRAEEAIAQVAAEAKRSEEKAARKAAAPRKVESAEKAAK
- a CDS encoding single-stranded DNA-binding protein, which encodes MAGETVITVVGNLTADPELRYTQNGLPVANFTIASTPRTFDRQANEWKDGEALFLRASVWREFAEHVAGSLTKGSRVIATGRLKQRSYQDREGNNRTSIELEVDEIGPSLRYATAQVTRAASGGGGGGGGQRPQVQQSNDEPWSTPGSNGGNSGADAWSTPGSYGDDTPF
- the rpsR gene encoding 30S ribosomal protein S18, producing MAGKATGDRRKPRKGAKNAAPAKAIRVGVIDYKDVATLRKFISERGKIRARRITGVSVQEQRLIARAIKNAREMALLPYAGAGR
- the rplI gene encoding 50S ribosomal protein L9 — its product is MAKLILTNEVTGLGSAGDVVEVKNGYARNYLIPQGFAVAWSRGGEKQVASIRAARESRAIHDHEEAVALKSTLESNTVKLAVKAGNEGRLFGSVKTADVADAVKAAGLGDLDKRKIQITSSIKSVGEHEATVRLRDDVTAVITLQVVAAK
- a CDS encoding cupin domain-containing protein, which translates into the protein MTDDRPATAVLLDLEPHAEGGWFRRMWTGGYAVETPTGERPAATCIHYLLTPGEESAWHVVTSDEVWLWHGPGKLVLSLGGNGEAPELDHTVVLGPDLAAGEKLQYTVPAGIWQAARLAADEEVVVSCVVSPGFSFADWRLAD
- a CDS encoding metalloregulator ArsR/SmtB family transcription factor — its product is MPAPEPIPGLADLDRLDAVFAALSHRTRRAILVTLRANGGSQTSGRIAGRMDHSWQTTSRHLRQLEEAGLITVGLHGRERVYTLNDSFMLDELDRWSERFRS
- a CDS encoding VOC family protein — encoded protein: MSAPNLFLIYVQDAEAATAFYRDLFEIEPTFTSPPYVAFEVAPGVLFAVWTGRAEHAVPATPRTSELGLMVPGAASAVDDLFARWTAKGVHVVEEPHDDVFGRTFVVADPDGNLIRVSPID
- a CDS encoding WYL domain-containing protein, giving the protein MKASRLLHLLLLLQTRQRVTTTELAERLEVSRRTILRDVEALSAAGVPVYAERGRAGGIVLVAGARLNASHLDPGELEALSVAGLDEALLDRLGLTAARHAAARKIAAREATTAGAPDDARLSDVILVDSTPWLSGARAEVDVAELAWALRSRRRLRIEYRRSADATASARMVDPYGLVAKAGRWYLVADSDGEGRLFSLERLSGYEMLDAPAILRDSETLRTVWAALRQRTDSPGDIIVTARLRASRLDLARRILGARITSVEPLADGWCTVTLGYPEIEAVRQLLQFGDHIEILAPGAARERVRELALDLVERHARRVDAS
- a CDS encoding MerR family transcriptional regulator; translated protein: MSTQPAFEVLDDPDARLGIAEVARLSGLSQDTLRWYEREGLLPAVSRGADRRRRYTRRDAALVEMLARLRDSGMPTDEMRAFSRLVSGGADTHEERLEILERHRDRILRRRAELDQHLASLEEKAAHYRFLISAGLDCDGRPAPVNPPTAKDGEQS
- a CDS encoding aldo/keto reductase — protein: MSVPTTPLGDGLTVSRLGFGAMALTGVYGESTHAENLAALNHALDVGVTFIDTADIYGGGESERVVGEVARSRRDEMTIATKFGITGSIAEKTMFARNDPAYVREAAEASLARLGIETIDVYYLHRREVAVPIEEVVGAMADLVAAGKVRHLGLSEVTADEIEAAHRVHPIAAVQSEWSVWSRDVERSVVPTSARLGIGFVPYSPLGRGFLTGALSDPAAFAGDWRAGLSRFSGDAFTSNTAIVTVLATIAAEHGATPAQIALAWLYATGERFGLPVVPIPGTRRVSRIDENAGATAIALTEDEIGVLDQLSRRVVGPRSDVDDPNWTSDTRERHDG